The Anguilla anguilla isolate fAngAng1 chromosome 4, fAngAng1.pri, whole genome shotgun sequence genome has a window encoding:
- the commd2 gene encoding COMM domain-containing protein 2, translating to MLLVLTDEHKEHLGFLPQVDSAVVGEFGRIAVEFMKKGSNPKIYEGAARKLNVPVETVQHGVEGLMYLLTESSKLMISEVDFQDSVLVLGFTEELNDLLLQLYLDNRRVIRNILQELAPSLPHYHNLEWRLDVQLASRALRQQVKPVVTLKLHLETEGTQSARVLQTDPATLLHVIRELERALAEVKTNHCRRILRNIK from the exons ATGTTGTTAGTATTAACCGATGAGCATAAAGAGCACCTGGGATTTCTGCCCCAGGTGGACTCTGCAG TGGTGGGGGAATTCGGACGAATAGCGGTGGAATTTATGAAGAAAGGCTCGAACCCTAAAATCTACGAGGGGGCAGCGA GAAAGTTAAACGTGCCAGTTGAAACGGTTCAGCACGGTGTGGAGGGTCTGATGTACCTCCTCACGGAGAGCTCCAAACTCATG ATCTCTGAGGTGGACTTCCAGGACTCGGTGCTGGTGCTGGGCTTCACCGAGGAGCTGAACgacctgctgctccagctctACCTGGACAACCGCAGGGTGATCCGGAACATTCTCCAGGAGCtggccccctccctgccccactACCACAACCTGGAGTGGAGGCTGGACGTGCAG CTGGCCAGCCGCGCCCTGCGGCAGCAGGTGAAGCCGGTGGTGACCCTGAAGCTGCACCTGGAGACGGAGGGGACGCAGAGCGCGCGCGTGCTGCAGACGGACCCCGCCACCCTGCTGCACGTCATCCGGGAGCTGGAGCGCGCGCTGGCCGAGGTCAAGACCAACCACTGCCGCAGGATCCTGCGCAACATCAAGTAG